In one window of Vibrio sp. DW001 DNA:
- the pbpC gene encoding penicillin-binding protein 1C, which translates to MPRLRHLYCGLVIGLVLFTAIVGMLNQWYPLPVLYPNGHSTVVTSRHGEVLRSFANREGIHSYQVSSDHVDGFYLDALLNYEDRWFYYHPGVNPLSLIRATWQWIDNGYVVSGGSTITMQVARLIDPHSRSILGKIKQVWRAFQIEWRYSKEEILNLYLNLAPFGGNIQGVEAASLRYFNKSAKKLTKNEAALLVVLPQRPSLNRPDRYAERAKAMRNKVLARLTKNGLISEEEFQLLAKESARVKEDVLPLLAPLLSRKLQRENPKSTVITTTIDYELQQKVTKLLSRLKYSLPRKTSSAVVIVNNKNAEVLAYQGSVDFTDQQRFAHVDMVQAIRSPGSTLKPFIYGLALDLGIIHSESLLSDIPSSFSGYKPNNLSGEFVGAVSVSNALKLSLNVPAIQVFNRVTPEVFDERLAQAGIHLQHKQANLSVGLGGTGTNLMVLASLYRSLANHGQVNDLRLVKDQPLSNAKPLLSDASSWIIFDTLSDLSAPDRVVPSARRKIAWKTGTSYGYRDFWSVGVSSDYTVAVWVGRPDASPLVGYLGATQAAPIMFDVFDLLPRDISKIKQPALVSKVLTCWPSGRSYASSVNGSCLRKTQSLTINRLTPPSMQTNGRFVIGDRWPEALNTWQKQHSILVDSVQQAKIAITSLRTGQHYYQSQLGSLPLTVNSERKEVRWFVNHQPYFKKKLVLAEYNNEVKISACVKMICDQKVIHVHE; encoded by the coding sequence ATGCCACGTTTACGTCACCTATATTGCGGCTTGGTTATTGGCCTTGTGTTATTTACCGCGATTGTGGGAATGTTGAACCAATGGTATCCGTTGCCAGTGTTATATCCCAATGGTCATTCAACGGTGGTGACTTCTCGACATGGTGAGGTACTGCGATCATTTGCTAACCGAGAAGGTATACACAGCTATCAAGTATCATCCGATCATGTTGATGGTTTTTATCTAGATGCTTTACTAAATTACGAAGACCGCTGGTTTTACTATCATCCAGGTGTTAATCCATTGTCACTTATTAGAGCGACATGGCAATGGATTGACAATGGATATGTTGTCTCTGGTGGTTCGACGATTACTATGCAGGTCGCGCGACTTATTGACCCTCATTCGCGTTCTATTTTGGGAAAAATAAAGCAGGTATGGCGAGCTTTTCAAATAGAGTGGCGTTATAGCAAAGAAGAGATACTTAACTTATATCTTAACCTAGCGCCGTTTGGAGGAAATATTCAAGGTGTAGAGGCCGCATCGCTACGCTATTTCAATAAATCTGCAAAAAAACTCACCAAAAACGAAGCGGCGCTTTTGGTCGTATTACCACAACGTCCTTCATTAAATCGACCAGACAGATACGCTGAGCGCGCTAAAGCAATGAGAAATAAAGTGCTCGCGCGCCTGACTAAAAATGGCCTTATATCGGAAGAAGAATTTCAACTATTAGCGAAAGAATCGGCAAGGGTAAAGGAAGATGTGTTGCCTTTACTTGCTCCTTTGCTAAGTAGGAAATTGCAAAGAGAAAACCCAAAAAGTACCGTGATCACGACAACCATTGACTATGAACTTCAACAAAAAGTGACTAAGTTACTGTCACGTTTAAAGTATAGCCTACCAAGAAAAACGTCATCGGCGGTTGTGATTGTAAACAATAAGAACGCAGAGGTTCTTGCTTATCAAGGTTCGGTGGATTTTACCGACCAGCAACGATTCGCACACGTAGATATGGTACAAGCCATTCGTTCGCCGGGCTCGACACTCAAACCTTTCATCTACGGCCTCGCGTTAGACCTTGGCATTATTCACAGTGAGAGCTTACTTAGTGATATTCCATCATCGTTTTCTGGCTATAAACCGAACAATTTAAGTGGCGAATTTGTTGGTGCTGTGAGTGTAAGTAATGCACTAAAACTTTCGCTTAATGTTCCGGCGATTCAAGTGTTCAATCGTGTTACTCCAGAAGTGTTTGATGAAAGACTGGCTCAAGCGGGTATTCATCTTCAACATAAACAAGCGAACCTGAGTGTTGGCCTTGGCGGCACAGGGACGAACTTAATGGTTTTAGCGAGCTTGTATCGTTCGTTAGCAAATCATGGGCAAGTGAATGATTTGAGATTGGTGAAGGATCAGCCATTGAGTAATGCAAAACCATTACTCAGCGATGCAAGCAGTTGGATTATCTTTGACACGTTAAGTGACCTCAGCGCTCCGGATAGAGTGGTGCCAAGCGCGAGAAGAAAAATAGCATGGAAAACAGGAACCAGTTACGGTTATCGCGACTTTTGGTCTGTAGGAGTTAGCTCTGATTATACCGTGGCGGTATGGGTTGGTCGACCTGATGCAAGCCCGTTAGTCGGCTATCTTGGAGCCACTCAAGCGGCTCCAATAATGTTTGATGTGTTTGATTTGTTACCAAGGGATATAAGTAAGATTAAACAACCCGCTTTAGTGAGTAAGGTGCTAACTTGCTGGCCAAGTGGACGGTCTTATGCCAGTAGTGTGAATGGGTCTTGTCTAAGAAAGACGCAAAGTCTAACCATTAATCGATTAACGCCACCTAGTATGCAGACTAATGGGCGTTTTGTTATAGGTGATCGGTGGCCAGAAGCGCTCAATACATGGCAAAAGCAGCATTCGATACTCGTAGATAGTGTTCAACAAGCTAAAATTGCCATTACCAGCCTGCGAACGGGTCAACATTATTATCAATCGCAACTGGGGTCTTTGCCGTTAACCGTAAACAGTGAAAGGAAAGAGGTTCGATGGTTTGTTAATCATCAACCGTATTTTAAGAAAAAACTCGTTCTTGCTGAGTATAATAACGAGGTTAAGATAAGTGCATGTGTGAAAATGATTTGCGATCAAAAAGTTATTCACGTGCATGAATAA
- a CDS encoding MG2 domain-containing protein, with translation MSNVKWCRSRSLFTTLMYLQQVFNTGLVAVLIMFSTLFSLPSYAQQTPSITVVGNGPLVPQSARQSIPISYMNMNVVDIEILKVTDPNELLQNYYLLDRLSAWELREVQHAYSSVFSDRYELPKAEQDVLTSARIPIPHTLSSGWYLVVVKAPGDYSDFQVKHMLLTDIGIQARLNYREGTLSVTRLSTGEAVEGADVGLMQAGEWIESKQTDEKGLVHFSKEIIDTDMVIVSKDEEYSMLPMREVPLDLSEFNIGGRQYRDYEAYLYSNRDLVKPGENLPINILLRDSDGRAVSSEERVDQLFLTVIDPEKNALLQQALLSTFSGYYTYNLQTSTNWQMGRYTVEVRIDPSEPNPISQYHFQLEEFVPERMDLLISDFAPFVVAGQSNSVNLEGRYLFGTPAAGNVLKTEITYQPVQHFNGKYRDFYVGKRFNLDHYYQELDDKKLSDQGTLTVNLPTPKQNTLKGPVEVEANFALQESGGAAIQRKVLFTTWRDSLIPAIKPASDSFAYQSEAEFEIALLAADGQSLREGRVEVSLEYNQGPYYWVYEEGSGWSREEQQEWVNISKKTIELAQEAQKVNYGVEWGDYRLKVVELAQGTESIYPFYAGWYQGNRQIKMKPGHLNITTDKRGYSEGDGHSNVTVNSPMAGSLLLTLEGDTMLWSQRVQVKKGDVQIEVPLVDTEGRPLERHDIFLTATLTGISGETPKRYLGIVPLKLDRNQREIALSIELPERIEPMKKLSIPIEATNLSIDTLSDTWVTVSLVDKGITNLTRFMPTDPYHYFFDQRRYSADIVDLYSRLYELRPDPFAQSRFGSDLNKRLENSNDDLVDSKTIVLMSQPHKLIGGKVVIELDIPDYNGEAQVVVTAFNNEQVGQLVQDNTISMPVVAELSVPRFVVPGDITTTTIDIFNNSGKDKTFTLALEASENVSEAAPSYITSLFSNGSLFTKKLRLDNGERWSQNVAFILDSDNLTERAVLQLKVSDSSQSTNIDRQWSIPIRASMPWVSQAKSMKLSANQSYRVPASLWNGMSVVQGLSGEVHISAKPILSVTEQAKGLLRYPYGCAEQTTSKAWPFLLDHPELQTLQNSALQQQSESTDKRELIADAIRRLKNMQKENGGFGLWDRYGPEEYWLTLYITEFLTEAERLYPNIAPQGMLEDAYRRIQQYLNDDDDESNLLSKVYAAYLLSEQGLISYSDINYGHDTSIYNTELSRLHLIATFNNVGATNTAKIELESVRASRNNTIYYNDYGSDIRDLSLAILLLNNIAKNEELRSLALALQADYIEEVAASSAEKNWLSTQERAALLRAAVLTDQENSSQLLSVSIDEKVQQKNGKISQLLDENMEITNQGEDPIYLKVLAQGYMQNIKFIEPDNSFNTIKVTKSDKVNRSWRVNGKLVDDADSGKPFHKVVNIGDRVTVNLWLKLDETINNALIVDRIPAGFVLENPNLGQGVTIVEEEEEQHSDSLHTEYRHDRFVVSTHLIKGKQYRYAYTMRAEVQGEYTVPPIYIESMYQPEKHYIGGRSVSISHQQHRVSIKASQ, from the coding sequence ATGAGTAATGTAAAATGGTGTCGTTCTCGCTCCTTATTCACAACTCTTATGTATTTGCAGCAGGTATTTAATACTGGGCTCGTTGCTGTACTTATAATGTTTTCTACTCTTTTTTCTTTGCCATCTTACGCACAGCAAACGCCAAGCATTACGGTTGTGGGAAATGGCCCCTTAGTGCCTCAATCGGCACGGCAATCCATTCCGATCAGTTACATGAATATGAACGTCGTCGATATTGAAATTCTAAAAGTGACCGACCCTAATGAGTTATTACAAAACTATTACCTACTTGATCGCCTTTCCGCGTGGGAATTGCGAGAAGTTCAGCATGCGTATAGCAGCGTATTTTCCGATCGCTATGAATTACCAAAAGCAGAGCAAGATGTATTAACTTCCGCAAGGATCCCTATTCCCCATACACTCTCATCCGGGTGGTATCTCGTGGTCGTCAAAGCGCCCGGTGACTATAGTGATTTTCAAGTAAAACATATGTTGCTTACCGATATTGGCATACAAGCAAGACTGAATTATCGTGAAGGTACATTGAGTGTTACTCGCCTATCAACCGGAGAAGCAGTGGAAGGGGCCGATGTTGGTCTAATGCAAGCCGGTGAATGGATAGAATCAAAACAGACTGACGAGAAAGGGTTAGTCCACTTTTCGAAAGAGATCATCGATACCGATATGGTGATTGTTTCTAAAGACGAAGAGTACTCAATGTTGCCTATGCGAGAGGTGCCTCTTGACCTTTCTGAGTTCAATATTGGTGGTCGCCAATACAGAGATTACGAAGCCTATTTATACAGTAACCGAGATCTTGTTAAACCGGGTGAGAACCTACCGATAAATATCTTATTAAGGGATAGTGATGGGCGAGCGGTTTCGTCTGAAGAGCGCGTTGATCAACTGTTCTTAACTGTCATTGACCCAGAAAAAAATGCGTTATTGCAACAAGCATTACTATCAACGTTTTCTGGTTATTATACTTATAATCTTCAAACATCAACCAATTGGCAAATGGGTAGGTACACCGTAGAGGTGCGTATAGACCCAAGTGAGCCTAACCCTATTAGCCAATACCATTTTCAACTAGAAGAGTTTGTACCAGAGAGAATGGATTTGCTTATCTCTGATTTCGCGCCATTTGTCGTGGCTGGGCAGAGTAATTCTGTAAATTTAGAAGGTCGATACCTGTTTGGAACCCCAGCAGCCGGTAATGTACTGAAAACAGAAATAACGTATCAGCCGGTACAACATTTTAACGGAAAATACCGCGATTTTTATGTAGGGAAGCGTTTTAACCTCGACCATTATTATCAAGAGCTTGATGATAAAAAACTGTCAGACCAAGGTACGTTGACGGTTAACCTACCAACACCAAAACAAAATACCTTGAAAGGGCCAGTTGAAGTTGAAGCCAATTTTGCTTTACAAGAGTCGGGTGGGGCAGCAATACAGAGAAAAGTGCTTTTTACCACATGGCGAGATAGCCTTATCCCTGCGATTAAACCTGCTTCAGATTCTTTCGCTTATCAAAGTGAAGCTGAGTTTGAAATCGCTTTACTTGCTGCCGATGGGCAGAGTCTTAGAGAGGGACGGGTAGAGGTGAGCTTAGAGTACAACCAAGGGCCGTATTATTGGGTGTATGAAGAGGGCAGCGGTTGGAGCCGTGAAGAACAGCAAGAATGGGTGAACATTTCCAAGAAAACAATAGAGTTGGCACAAGAAGCACAGAAAGTGAATTATGGCGTGGAGTGGGGAGACTATCGGTTAAAAGTGGTTGAACTTGCCCAAGGCACCGAATCGATATATCCATTTTACGCGGGTTGGTATCAGGGTAATCGCCAGATTAAAATGAAACCGGGTCATCTAAATATCACTACAGATAAACGTGGTTATAGTGAAGGTGATGGGCATTCAAACGTCACTGTTAATAGTCCAATGGCCGGTTCGTTACTGCTCACGCTTGAAGGTGATACGATGCTGTGGTCGCAGCGGGTTCAGGTTAAAAAAGGCGATGTGCAAATAGAAGTGCCGTTAGTCGATACTGAAGGTCGGCCACTTGAGCGACACGATATTTTTCTTACGGCGACGTTAACAGGAATATCTGGAGAAACACCTAAGCGTTACCTTGGTATTGTGCCTTTAAAGTTAGATCGTAATCAGCGGGAAATAGCACTTTCTATTGAACTGCCAGAGCGTATAGAGCCGATGAAAAAGCTCTCCATTCCTATCGAAGCTACAAATTTATCCATTGATACTCTAAGTGATACATGGGTAACCGTCTCGTTGGTTGATAAAGGCATCACCAACCTTACTCGATTTATGCCAACCGACCCGTATCATTACTTCTTTGACCAGCGTCGATACAGTGCTGATATTGTGGATCTCTATTCAAGGCTATACGAGTTAAGGCCGGACCCTTTTGCTCAATCTCGTTTCGGTAGCGATCTCAATAAAAGATTAGAGAATAGCAATGACGATTTAGTCGATAGTAAAACCATTGTATTAATGTCTCAACCCCACAAACTTATCGGCGGCAAAGTCGTTATTGAGCTAGATATCCCCGACTATAACGGCGAGGCTCAAGTAGTGGTGACCGCGTTTAACAATGAACAAGTTGGACAACTGGTTCAAGATAACACCATTAGTATGCCTGTGGTTGCCGAGCTGAGTGTCCCTCGCTTTGTGGTACCGGGTGATATCACTACAACAACTATCGATATTTTCAATAACAGTGGCAAAGATAAAACGTTCACGTTGGCGCTTGAGGCAAGCGAAAATGTAAGTGAAGCAGCCCCGTCGTATATCACATCCTTGTTTTCAAACGGTTCGTTATTTACGAAAAAACTCAGGTTAGATAACGGTGAACGATGGAGCCAAAATGTCGCATTTATTCTTGATTCAGATAACCTAACAGAGAGAGCGGTACTGCAACTCAAGGTAAGTGATTCATCTCAATCCACAAATATAGATCGTCAGTGGAGTATACCGATTCGTGCCTCTATGCCATGGGTGAGTCAGGCGAAGTCTATGAAGTTGTCTGCTAATCAATCGTACCGTGTGCCTGCCTCTTTATGGAATGGTATGTCCGTAGTTCAAGGTCTCAGTGGGGAAGTTCATATCAGTGCGAAACCCATATTAAGCGTGACAGAACAAGCGAAAGGGCTATTACGCTATCCTTATGGTTGCGCAGAACAAACAACGAGTAAAGCATGGCCATTTTTACTTGATCATCCTGAACTGCAAACCCTTCAAAATAGCGCGCTACAACAGCAATCGGAGTCTACTGATAAGCGAGAGCTCATTGCCGATGCGATTAGGCGTTTGAAGAATATGCAAAAAGAAAACGGGGGATTTGGGTTGTGGGATCGCTACGGACCTGAAGAGTATTGGCTTACTCTTTACATCACCGAGTTTTTGACAGAAGCCGAGCGTCTTTACCCTAATATTGCGCCACAAGGGATGTTAGAAGATGCCTACAGACGTATTCAACAATACCTTAATGATGACGATGATGAGTCGAACTTACTTTCCAAAGTTTATGCCGCTTATCTACTGAGTGAGCAAGGGTTAATCAGTTATAGCGATATCAATTACGGGCACGATACTAGTATATATAACACGGAGCTATCTCGGCTTCATCTCATTGCCACTTTCAATAATGTTGGGGCGACGAATACCGCCAAAATTGAATTAGAAAGTGTCAGAGCATCGCGAAATAATACTATCTATTACAATGATTATGGTTCCGATATTAGAGATTTATCCTTAGCGATATTGCTGCTAAATAACATCGCTAAAAATGAGGAATTAAGGAGCCTAGCACTCGCGCTTCAGGCCGACTACATTGAAGAAGTTGCAGCGAGTTCTGCAGAAAAGAACTGGTTAAGCACCCAAGAACGCGCGGCGTTATTAAGAGCCGCAGTGCTTACAGATCAAGAAAATAGTAGCCAGTTATTATCCGTTTCAATTGATGAAAAAGTACAGCAAAAAAACGGTAAAATCAGCCAGTTGCTTGACGAAAATATGGAGATAACCAATCAGGGTGAAGATCCTATCTATCTTAAGGTGTTGGCTCAAGGTTATATGCAAAACATCAAGTTTATAGAGCCAGATAATTCGTTCAATACCATCAAGGTAACGAAGAGTGACAAAGTAAACAGAAGTTGGCGTGTGAATGGTAAGTTGGTTGATGATGCTGATTCAGGAAAACCGTTTCACAAGGTAGTGAATATAGGCGATAGAGTCACGGTCAACCTTTGGTTAAAGCTAGATGAAACCATCAATAATGCGTTGATAGTGGACCGAATTCCCGCAGGTTTTGTGTTAGAGAACCCAAACCTTGGACAGGGTGTCACTATTGTCGAAGAGGAAGAAGAACAGCATAGCGATAGTCTCCATACAGAATATAGGCACGATCGATTTGTTGTCTCTACGCATTTAATTAAAGGAAAACAGTATCGATATGCCTATACTATGCGAGCTGAAGTGCAGGGGGAATACACCGTGCCACCTATCTATATCGAATCTATGTACCAACCAGAAAAACATTATATAGGTGGGCGATCCGTTTCAATTTCGCACCAGCAACACCGAGTCAGCATTAAGGCGTCGCAATAG
- the smpB gene encoding SsrA-binding protein SmpB yields MAKKNSKSKTTSNTIAQNKKVRHEYFIDDEVEAGLELQGWEVKSLRQGKVNIAESYVFMRDGEAFISGMTITPLNQASTHVVANPTRVRKLLLSRKELDNLFGRINREGMTLAALTLYWSRSWVKIKVGVAKGKKLHDKRTDMREKDWARDKARIMKSKLR; encoded by the coding sequence ATGGCAAAGAAAAATTCAAAATCCAAAACTACGAGCAATACAATTGCTCAAAATAAGAAAGTTCGCCACGAATACTTTATCGATGATGAAGTAGAAGCTGGCTTGGAGCTTCAAGGCTGGGAAGTAAAATCACTCCGTCAAGGTAAAGTTAATATCGCAGAAAGCTATGTCTTTATGCGAGACGGCGAAGCCTTTATCAGCGGGATGACCATTACCCCTTTAAATCAGGCATCAACGCATGTTGTTGCTAACCCGACTCGTGTCCGCAAACTTTTGCTTTCTAGAAAAGAGCTGGACAACCTGTTTGGACGAATCAACAGAGAAGGCATGACACTTGCCGCATTAACACTCTATTGGTCGCGTTCTTGGGTCAAAATCAAAGTTGGTGTGGCGAAGGGTAAAAAACTTCACGATAAACGCACTGATATGAGAGAAAAAGATTGGGCACGCGATAAAGCTCGGATTATGAAGAGCAAGTTGCGCTAA